In Octopus bimaculoides isolate UCB-OBI-ISO-001 chromosome 14, ASM119413v2, whole genome shotgun sequence, the following are encoded in one genomic region:
- the LOC106876373 gene encoding bromodomain-containing protein 8 isoform X5, translating to MCRPKEHKGKHVLLDKWSIKEQLSLACSVMKNGDQNWMSVSRAIKAFAEGGSRPADWFSQKNCALLYAELLEKVEIPKRKRSDKEANETPGELIVRKLTMDRLEELKKIIVEEENRYRKLKREIECIKNGQFDDCIQEVWEAMVQEKKVKDAAVQAAAAAAAAASRKTGRTEGSLDPHRTLASIGSFKIKRPNPKRSRPPSSTDVFDDKDDEPTTETSTAEKITEAEDFEPRHITPQVTEQPELVNTTTTNSSSSSSNSSSSSSSSSSSKVVQTQAAGTSVPVVSQGSSQQQQQQQQQQQLHLKQLQHIQMQQLQQLQLQQQQQQQQQQQQKQQQQQQQQQQQKQRQSQQQQLHTLSQLSQQQQQQQQQQQQHAQQQQQQQTQPPQQQQQQQQQSVQLQQQLQQLPPQPPPPPPQQQQQQQQQQQQQQQQLQQQQQQKTKPTPPSSPLLSSLLQSKLKSADSLQQLKKEAEQEHSAFQALQHLQVPVTHSLQLPLSTSSALTAVELPVNVTTSSSSLNVSISSKPVSSSSNHSSPVTTPLPAIATLSTSQLSTLSSTASTVTSTQQLPPMTVLAASKVLSSATPTVLGALSGDLPTVMNRVSVDNTSPSTSAPTLSKLLGTPNQTKIHSLGLDTSPGLAVSQSLEKKEVEIEDPLAVKEESIESTTTQATDPQSVTQETIEEKIPVPNIQDEDTSSLDSQAKEPVTVEDVKPKVTLHTATNVDLDEEETQQVPALSPKTEGEDTHGAATTFAETVSLESLHKSETPTSTLTTQTQLKMDETSKDSSDDQPITETEGVDSPAINSKFISVDEEISISMKDEPPSPSSSVSSKLSEPTSSAGRPRGRGRGRKKGGINRRNVKRQIIEDEKKEDGNSSKHSEAELTEDDSARESDDPTNAILLARSTLSGALSDSIPNSPASLSHYSDTEDEKAYRTWKKSIMLVYRAAATHKYANVFLHPVREEIAPGYHSIVHRPMDLSAIKKNIENGVIRSTTEFQRDMMLMFTNAIMYNSSDHNVYKMAREMYNDVMQHIEQFVSTQLMVQTEPKMLRPSRRMENIEKEEDTKKRKTDPNQDGGKKKKRPKPVTPEDTPPKTPNE from the exons atgtgccggccaaaag AACACAAAGGGAAACATGTTCTGTTAGACAAATGGTCAATCAAAGAACAACTTTCGCTGGCCTGTTCTGTTATGAAGAATGGTGACCAGAACTG gATGTCTGTCAGTCGTGCAATTAAAGCATTTGCTGAAGGAGGATCTCGACCTGCAGATTGGTTCTCTCAAAAG AATTGTGCCTTACTGTATGCAGAGTTATTGGAGAAAGTGGAAATCCCAAA AAGAAAACGTAGTGATAAAGAAGCTAATGAAACTCCTGGTGAATTAATTGTACGCAAACTCACCATGGATCGACttgaagaattgaaaaaaattatcgTTGAAGAAGAAAACAGATACAG AAAGTTAAAACGAGAAATTGAATGCATAAAAAACGGCCAGTTTGATGACTGTATCCAAGAAGTATGGGAAGCCATGGTCCA GGAGAAGAAGGTAAAAGATGCCGCTGTccaagctgctgctgctgctgctgctgctgcttctcggAAGACTGGAAGAACAGAAGGTTCTTTAGATCCTCACAGAACTTTAGCCTCAATAG gtTCCTTTAAAATAAAACGTCCGAATCCGAAACGTAGccgaccaccatcatcaacagatGTGTTTGACGATAAAGATGATGAACCCACAACAGAAACTTCAACAGCCGAGAAAATTACA GAAGCTGAAGACTTTGAACCGAGACACATAACGCCACAGGTGACCGAGCAGCCTGAGTTggttaatactactactactaatagtagcagtagcagcagcaatagtagtagtagcagcagcagcagcagtagtagtaaagtggTGCAAACTCAGGCAGCTGGTACATCTGTGCCGGTAGTGTCACAGGGATcatcacagcagcagcaacaacagcagcagcagcaacagttgcaCTTGAAACAGTTACAACATATTCAGATGCAACAGTTACAGCAgctgcaactacaacaacaacaacaacaacaacagcaacaacaacaaaagcaacagcaacagcagcagcagcagcaacaacagaagcagcgtcaatcacaacaacagcaacttcatACTTTGTCTCAACTgtcacagcaacagcagcaacaacaacagcagcagcagcaacacgcacagcaacagcaacaacaacaaacacaacctccacagcaacaacagcaacagcagcagcaatctgtacaactacaacaacagttgcaacagctaccaccacaaccacctcctcctccaccacaacagcaacagcaacaacaacaacaacaacagcagcagcagcagcaactacagcagcaacagcaacagaaaaccAAACCGACCCCACCGTCGTCTCCACTGCTCTCTTCCTTATTACAGAGTAAATTAAAAAGTGCTGACAGCCTCCAGCAACTGAAGAAG GAAGCTGAACAGGAACACTCTGCTTTCCAGGCACTTCAACATTTGCAAGTTCCAGTCACACATTCTCTTCAATTGCCACTTTCCACTTCATCAGCGCTGACCGCAGTGGAATTACCAGTTAATGTGACAACCAGCTCATCGAGCCTGAACGTATCCATTTCCAGTAAGCCAGTCTCCTCAAGCAGTAACCACAGTTCACCTGTCACCACTCCACTGCCAGCTATTGCAACCCTCAGCACATCTCAACTATCAACTCTCTCTTCCACTGCCAGCACTGTCACTTCTACACAACAACTGCCACCAATGACTGTTCTGGCAGCTTCAAAAGTCCTATCTTCAGCCACTCCCACAGTTCTTGGTGCACTCTCAGGTGACCTGCCTACAGTAATGAACAGGGTCTCTGTTGATAATACGTCCCCCTCTACCT CTGCTCCTACATTATCAAAGCTACTTGGCACACCTAACCAAACCAAAATACATTCTCTGGGCCTGGATACTTCTCCGGGCCTGGCAGTCAGCCAAAGTTTAGAAAAAAAGGAAGTTGAAATTGAGGATCCGCTAGCTGTGAAAGAAGAATCCATTGAAAGTACAACTACTCAGGCTACTGACCCTCAATCGGTGACGCAAG aaACTATTGAAGAGAAGATCCCAGTTCCAAACATCCAAGATGAGGACACGTCATCGCTAGATTCACAAGCTAAAGAACCTGTGACTGTTGAGGATGTTAAACCAAAGGTGACGTTACACACTGCAACGAATGTTGACCTAGATGAGGAGGAAACGCAACAGGTTCCGGCTTTGTCACCAAAGACAGAAGGAGAAGACACTCACGGAGCCGCCACAACATTTGCCGAAACTGTGTCCTTGGAGTCGCTGCATAAATCAGAAACCCCAACTTCAACATTGACGACTCAAACTCAGCTTAAGATGGAT GAAACCAGCAAAGACAGCAGTGATGATCAACCTATTACTGAAACAGAAGGTGTCGATTCACCTGCCATCAACTCCAAGTTCATCAGTGTCGACGAGGAAATCTCCATATCTATGAAAGATGAACCACCTTCCCCCTCCAGTAGTGTTTCTTCCAAATTGAGTGAACCTACCTCGAGTGCTGGCCGCCCAAGGGGTCGTGGAAGAG gTAGAAAAAAGGGAGGAATAAACAGACGAAATGTCAAGAGGCAAATAATT GAAGATGAGAAGAAAGAAGATGGCAACAGTTCTAAACACAGTGAGGCAGAGCTGACTGAAGACGATTCAGCCAGAGAAAGTGATGATCCAACTAATGCCATACTGCTTGCAAGATCCACATTGTCAGGCGCCCTATCTGATTCCATTCCAAACAGTCCTGCCTCTTTGTCACATTA CAGTGACACGGAAGATGAAAAAGCTTACCGCACTTGGAAGAAGTCCATCATGCTAGTATACCGGGCTGCTGCTACTCACAA GTATGCTAATGTATTTCTGCATCCTGTTCGAGAGGAGATAGCTCCAGGCTATCACAGTATAGTACACAG accAATGGACTTAAGTGCCATTaagaagaatattgaaaatggtGTTATCCGCTCTACAACAGAGTTCCAACGTGATATGATGCTAATGTTTACTAATGCCATAATGTACAACAGCTCTGACCACAATGTGTACAAGATGGCACGAGAGATGTACAATGATGTTATGCAACACATTGAG CAATTTGTGAGCACACAGTTAATGGTGCAAACGGAACCAAAAATGCTACGGCCATCGCGCAGGATGGAAAATATCGAGAAG GAAGAAGATACGAAAAAACGAAAGACTGACCCCAATCAAGATGGTGGCAAGAAGAAAAAACGTCCCAAGCCAGTAACTCCTGAAGACACGCCTCCAAAAACACCCAATGAGTGA